The following proteins are co-located in the Aeromicrobium phoceense genome:
- a CDS encoding TIGR01777 family oxidoreductase, whose protein sequence is MRVVIGGASGFLGAPLVHHLRQRGHEVTTLVRRTAGDGESWWKPSEGLIDQDLIARADAVINLSGSPISQWPRTPSRKREILASRLGATSTLARAVAASPTPPAFLSGSGMSWYGVDRGDEELDETSGPGTGFLAEVAQQWEAAAAPAVESGARVAYLRTAIVLDKSGGALKLMLLPFRLGLGARLGDGHQYFSTISRRDWVSAVTHVLEGDLSGPVNLAIPDDVTNRDFTRTLATTVHRPAVLAAPAFAIRLALGGLADDLLGSLRVRPAALMADRFSFADPGIDRVLRTALGRGA, encoded by the coding sequence ATGCGAGTCGTGATCGGGGGCGCGTCGGGATTTCTCGGCGCGCCCCTGGTCCACCACCTGCGCCAGCGTGGCCACGAGGTCACGACGCTGGTGCGGCGCACGGCGGGCGATGGCGAGTCCTGGTGGAAGCCCTCCGAGGGCCTCATCGACCAGGACCTGATCGCCCGGGCCGACGCGGTGATCAACCTGTCCGGGTCGCCGATCTCGCAGTGGCCCCGCACCCCGTCGCGCAAGCGGGAGATCCTTGCCTCGCGCCTCGGCGCCACCTCCACGCTCGCGCGCGCCGTCGCCGCCTCGCCCACCCCTCCGGCGTTCCTGTCGGGGTCGGGCATGTCCTGGTACGGGGTCGACCGCGGTGACGAGGAGCTCGACGAGACCTCCGGACCCGGCACGGGCTTCCTCGCCGAAGTGGCCCAGCAGTGGGAGGCGGCGGCCGCGCCGGCCGTCGAGTCCGGCGCCCGTGTGGCCTACCTGCGCACGGCGATCGTGCTGGACAAGTCCGGTGGTGCACTGAAGCTCATGCTGCTGCCGTTCCGGCTGGGCCTCGGCGCCCGGCTCGGCGACGGGCACCAGTACTTCTCCACGATCTCCCGTCGCGACTGGGTCTCGGCGGTGACGCACGTGCTCGAGGGCGACCTCAGCGGCCCGGTGAACCTCGCGATTCCCGACGACGTCACCAACCGCGACTTCACCCGCACGCTGGCCACCACCGTGCACCGGCCGGCCGTGCTGGCCGCTCCGGCGTTCGCGATCCGGCTCGCTCTCGGCGGCCTGGCCGACGACCTCCTCGGCTCGCTGCGGGTCCGTCCCGCGGCGCTGATGGCCGACCGGTTCTCCTTCGCCGACCCGGGCATCGACCGCGTGCTGCGCACGGCACTCGG
- the lpdA gene encoding dihydrolipoyl dehydrogenase, which yields MPDDAPHSFDIVILGAGSGGYACALRAVQLGKTVAMIEKAKVGGTCLHEGCIPTKALLHAAEVAHVASEGDSIGVHTSFDGVDMTKVNAYKQGVIDRLYKGLTGLVKSGGITVVEGEGKLVDAKTVEVDGQRYTGTNVVLATGSEPRTLGIEIGGRVMTSDQALKLEEVPKRAVIIGGSVIGVEFASVWNHFGAEVTIVEALPTLVPLEDPILSKGLERAFRKRKIAFKTGVKFTGVEQSDSGAVVTLENGDTIETDLVLVAVGRGPRSAGMGFEEAGVTVERGWVPTDERLRTNVDGVYAVGDLVPGLQLAHRGFAHGIFVAEEIAGLNPRPIVDVNIPRVTYCEPELASVGLTEAQAKDKHGEVETVEYNLGGNGKSQILQTAGVVKVVREKDGPIVGVHMLGARMGEQIGEATLWVGWEAYPDDVAEFIHAHPTQNESLGEAALALAGKPLHSHA from the coding sequence GTGCCCGACGACGCACCCCATTCGTTCGACATCGTCATTCTCGGAGCCGGAAGCGGGGGCTACGCCTGTGCCCTGCGCGCCGTCCAGCTCGGCAAGACCGTTGCCATGATCGAGAAGGCCAAGGTGGGTGGCACGTGCCTCCACGAAGGCTGCATCCCCACCAAGGCGCTCCTGCACGCGGCCGAGGTCGCGCACGTCGCCAGCGAAGGTGACTCGATCGGCGTGCACACGTCGTTCGACGGTGTCGACATGACCAAGGTCAACGCCTACAAGCAGGGCGTCATCGACCGCCTCTACAAGGGACTCACCGGCCTGGTGAAGTCCGGCGGCATCACCGTCGTCGAGGGCGAGGGCAAGCTCGTCGACGCCAAGACCGTCGAGGTCGACGGCCAGCGCTACACCGGCACCAACGTCGTCCTCGCCACCGGCTCGGAGCCCCGCACGCTCGGGATCGAGATCGGCGGCCGCGTGATGACCAGCGACCAGGCCCTCAAGCTCGAGGAGGTCCCGAAGCGCGCCGTCATCATCGGCGGCAGCGTCATCGGCGTCGAGTTCGCCTCCGTCTGGAACCACTTCGGCGCCGAGGTCACCATCGTCGAGGCGCTGCCCACGCTCGTCCCGCTGGAGGACCCGATCCTCAGCAAGGGCCTGGAGCGCGCCTTCCGCAAGCGCAAGATCGCCTTCAAGACCGGCGTGAAGTTCACCGGGGTCGAGCAGAGCGACAGCGGCGCCGTCGTCACGCTGGAGAACGGCGACACGATCGAGACTGACCTGGTCCTCGTGGCCGTCGGCCGCGGCCCCCGCTCGGCCGGCATGGGCTTCGAGGAGGCCGGCGTCACCGTCGAGCGCGGCTGGGTGCCCACCGACGAGCGCCTGCGCACCAACGTCGACGGCGTCTACGCGGTCGGCGACCTCGTGCCCGGCCTGCAGCTGGCGCACCGCGGCTTCGCCCACGGCATCTTCGTCGCCGAGGAGATCGCGGGCCTGAACCCGCGCCCGATCGTCGACGTGAACATCCCCCGCGTCACGTACTGCGAGCCCGAGCTCGCGTCGGTCGGCCTCACCGAGGCCCAGGCCAAGGACAAGCACGGCGAGGTCGAGACCGTCGAGTACAACCTCGGCGGCAACGGCAAGAGCCAGATCCTGCAGACCGCCGGTGTCGTCAAGGTGGTGCGCGAGAAGGACGGCCCGATCGTGGGCGTCCACATGCTCGGCGCGCGCATGGGCGAGCAGATCGGCGAGGCGACCCTCTGGGTGGGCTGGGAGGCCTACCCCGACGACGTCGCCGAGTTCATCCACGCCCACCCCACCCAGAACGAGTCCCTCGGCGAGGCTGCCCTCGCCCTGGCCGGCAAGCCGCTGCACTCGCACGCCTGA